The following nucleotide sequence is from Endozoicomonas sp. GU-1.
TTTCATGCTCGCGCATGGTCAGGTAGCGTTTGGGCAAATCTTCAATAACGATGGAGTTGTACGACAACCCTTCCATTAAGGCTGCGACAATCGGCACTTCAATATGATCACCAACACCGAGTTTTTCCCGGGCGAACAGTGCCATCACCACCGAGCTGGCCGCCAGCGTTGTCGCATAGGCTGAGCACAATGACAAAGGAGAAAAACTGGGATCCACGCCCATCAACACCCGGTTAAAGCCCATATCGGTGAAAGCACCAGAGTTAGCGGCAACAATAGCCTCTGTTGCTTTCCACTGACGGCGCAATTGATCATTACTGGCGTAGCCCGGCATGGAAATTGTGATCAGCTCAGGACGTGCTTGCCGCAACTGCGCAAAATCAATTCCCAGACGCTTTAAGACACCGGGACGAAAACTTTCCAAAACAATATCAGCGTGATCAATTAAGGTTAACGCCTGTACCAGACCCTGATCGGATTTCAGATCAATAGTTACCGTGGTTTTGTTCCGATTCAAAACAGCATTGGCAGGACTCTGCCATTGTGGTCCGGTTGGCGGATCAATATGAATCACCGTTGCCCCCAGGTCAGCCAGAATCATGGCGACTGCAGGCCCGGCTATTTGCTGGCCAAAATCGATAACCCGAATACCGATTAATGGTAGATTTGCTTTCATACTCAATGTGTTTTCTCACTCTATTTAATTAGTAGTTCTGACTTTCAATCTCCAGCGTAAAAACGTGAAAAGTAATAATTTTGTTTATCATAAAAGTCGTTATTAATTAATTAGCCCATTGGAAAACTGAGTAGTTACCCTTCAAATTTATTAAACACCGACATAGTAAACGCTTGACAAAAAGTGACCAGCAATAAAAACATTGTCTTTGATCTTAATTTTTTTATAGCGGCTAGCCTGGTTGAACTTCACTGAGCAACCAGGTACGAAATGCCTCGATATCCTGATGTTTAACATGAGAATTGGGGTAAACGAGATAAAAAGCTTCATCGGTTGCAATTTTAGTTTTAAACGGGGTAACCAACTTACCTGAATCAATAAGATCCTTTACCAGGCTGGTGCGACCAAGCGCAATACCCTCCCCCAATACCGCCAACTCCAATGCCGATACCAGCGTGTCCATATAAAAGCCCTGGCTGGTCTTCATATCTTTATAATTGGCCTGACTGAGCCAGTGTCCCCAACCTTCTTCATAGCCCATCACGTGCAGCAACATATGCTCAGAGAGATCAAAGGTGTCTTCGTCAATCGGGTATTTTGCCAGATAGTCGGGACTGCACACAGGAAAGAGCTCATCCCAGGTTAACCGGTCGCTGGTCATCCCCTGCCAATGGCCCTTGCCGTAACGAATTTCCAGATCGCTGTCCAGGCTGTTTTCCCGCTCAACTTCATTCACCCAGATATTGCTGGTCAAACGCAGGTTAGTACCCGGGTATTGCCTTCTAAAATTTTTCAGCCTCGGCGCTAACCACTTAATAAAAAACACCATATTCACTTTAATGGTCAGCAGGCTCGTTCGACCATGGCCAAAGATCTCTTCCGTGGCAACGGTCAGGCGTTCAACAGAATCGTGGACAGCGGGCAGGTAGGCGGCCCCGGCATCGGTCAGCTCCAGTCCCCTTGGTAACCGGCGAAACAATAAACAACCCAACTGGCTCTCCAGCCCCTTGACCTGCTGGCTCACGGCAGCCTGAGTCAGGTTTAGCTCGTTAGCCGCATGAGTAAAACTCAAGTGCCGGGCAGAGGCCTCAAACGCCCTGATCCAGTTTAAGGGCGGCAGTCGTTTTTTCATAAGAACACCGTATAAGTGCCTGAGCATTTGAAATCATCTTGCAAACTGGCCAGATCAAAGGGAAGTTAACGACTTAAACAAATGTTTAATTATTATTTCAAGATTTTTAGCTTTGTTTTTAAGTAGCTGGCCATATGGAATCACATATTTCTGGCTACTTGGGCAGGTGCTATGCGAGGCACAACGGAGGGAGCATAGCCGTAGCTATGTGACCGGAGTTGTAACGAAGCAGAGTGCCTGAACAAGGAGTCAGAAATATATGATTTCATATGGTTAGCTACTTAATATTACATAACTTAATAAGCAGCACGTACAAATTATTTTATACCTTTGCCATAAGTTTTATTGATTGTCTTCAAACCGAAAGCTGCTGAAAATCATACCATGTCGTAAAAGTCGCTAGTACGCAAAAACAGGTACATGAGGAAATATTACTTCCTGTCGTCTAACCTGACCTCTATGTTTATATCACTTCCCGAAGACTTACCATCCAGCCTGCCTGAGTATATTGCTCAATGGCAGGACCAGAATGTTCAGCTGCATGAGCGGTTGCCCGGCAACAGGCCCGGATTGAACAACTCGATAACGCTCCCAACCACCATGCCCTCCTGTTTGTGCTGAAGAGGTGATTGCGCATGAAGACATTCCCGAGGGATCCACCCGTTACGGTCGGGAGCCCAGCTCCGATCAGGCGATGGAAATTAAGGTTAAGACCATTCAAAGGCAGTCAGGAAAGAACGGCTCAGTGTTCCGGATGACCCGACCTTACCCCTGCACAATAACCCTTGCGCCAGTCAGTGCAGGCGTTTTTGAGTACTTACCCGTGCGTCCAGGTTTACCGAGCGGAGCGATACTATGAACAGCCCGAAGTCAGGAACCGGTATTTTCGCCAATACCCATCCCGTGATGAGCAGAGGCTCGGCGATCGTCATTGTCGCCTTTGTCCTTTTTACGATCATTGCCCCGGCATACGCTAATAGTCTCTATGAAGCCGCCAAGCGCTTTATCGCCACCAGTATGGCCTGGTATTACACTCTCCTGATGAGCTTCTTTTTACTCCTGGCCATATACACAGCGTTCAGTCGCTTTGGCCGCATTAAGTTAGGCCATGACCACGACAAACCCGAATACGGCTTCTTTTCCTGGTTCTCGATGCTGTTCAGTGCGGGTATTGGTATCGGCATCCTGTTCTGGAGTATTGCCGAGCCGATTTACCACTTGCAAAGCAACCCTTTTATTGCCGAAGGCCAGGCAAAAACCGTGGCCGCCGCACAGGTAGCGATGCGCTTCAGTATCTTTCACTGGGGCTTACACGGTTGGGCACTATTTGCGATTACGGGTATGGCATTAGCTTATTTCACCTACCGCAAAGGTCTGCCATTATCGATCCGTTCTGGCTTGTACCCGACCTTTGGCAACAAAATATACGGCCCGATTGGTCACATGGCAGACTTGCTGGCGGTTTTCGGTACTGTATTTGGTATCGCCACCTCGTTAGGACTTGGCGCACAGCAGATGAACGCAGGTATTAGCTATCTGTCTGGTATCAATATCAGCCCGGCCAACCAGGTGATCATCATTACGCTCATTACCGGATTGGCAACGCTCTCAACGTTAAGAGGCCTGGACAAAGGCCTGAAAAAAGTCAGCGAATTAAACATGCGCCTTACCGCATTAATGCTCACTTTCTTTATTGTTCTGGGGCCAACTGCTTATTTACTGGGTGCCTTTGTCACTAACCTGGGTGATTACATGACACATGCCGTCGGGCTCGGTTTTTGGGTTGACCCGGATCCCAAAAGCCAATGGCAGAGTTGTTGGACCCTGTTTTATTGGGGCTGGTGGATCGCCTGGGCACCCTTCGTCGGCATTTTTATTGCCCGTATCTCTAAAGGCCGAACCGTCAAAGAGTTTATTCTGGGTGTCTTGATCGCCCCAACGTTACTGGCAACCTTTTGGATCACTGCGTTTGGTAATACGGCTATTTTTATTGAACTCTTTGGTTCAGGCGGGGTCACAGAGGCCATTAATAAAGACATTACCACGGCTTTATTTGTCACCATGGAGTTAATGGACCTGGGTACGGTTGTTGTCGGAATCGGTGCCATTATCTGCATAGTCATGCTAGTGACTTACTTTATCACTTCTGCTGACTCGGCAACCCTGGTTATCTGTACGTTAGTATCTATGGGAGAACAAAAACCTCCACCCAAGTTGCGGATGTTCTGGGGCTTACTCATTGGTGCGGTTGCCGGTGTATTATTAATTGCCGGAGGCTTAAAAGCGTTACAAACCGCCTCTATTGTTGCAGCACTGCCCTATTCAATTGTGCTGGCGCTGACTACCTGGGGCTTGTATAAGGCTTTTCGCGAGGAACCCAATATTGACATGCCATACTCAGTCACCCCTGGTGATACTCCACTGCCACCGGAATACGGTCAAAGCTATGCGCTCAAGCGCAGTAAGCAGGAAACAGCGGAGTGTCTGGCGACTAATCAAAATGTTTAGTGCAGACGAATAAGGAAAACCACATGTCTTCACAGATCATTCTGCCGCGTATTCTGCAAGTTGGTGAACATGCGAGTTTGGCAGTCGCTGATATTTTAGCCAGCATGGGCTGCTCCCGCGCCCTGATTGTCACTGATCACATGATGGTTAAATTAGGCTATGTCGCTAACATCACAAAAGTACTGGAACAGCAACATATAACGTTTGATGTTTTCTCAGACACCGTGCCCGAGCCCACCGTTGCCTCCATTCAAGCCGGGGTGGACATGGCCAGGGCAGGTGATTATGACGGCATGATTGCTTTAGGTGGTGGCAGTTCTATCGATAGCGCCAAAGCCATTGCCATGCTCGCTCAATACGGCGGTGACATGAAAGATTACCGTTTCCCGCGTATTGTCAACGAACCCGGCGTACCTCTTATCGC
It contains:
- a CDS encoding BCCT family transporter; translated protein: MNSPKSGTGIFANTHPVMSRGSAIVIVAFVLFTIIAPAYANSLYEAAKRFIATSMAWYYTLLMSFFLLLAIYTAFSRFGRIKLGHDHDKPEYGFFSWFSMLFSAGIGIGILFWSIAEPIYHLQSNPFIAEGQAKTVAAAQVAMRFSIFHWGLHGWALFAITGMALAYFTYRKGLPLSIRSGLYPTFGNKIYGPIGHMADLLAVFGTVFGIATSLGLGAQQMNAGISYLSGINISPANQVIIITLITGLATLSTLRGLDKGLKKVSELNMRLTALMLTFFIVLGPTAYLLGAFVTNLGDYMTHAVGLGFWVDPDPKSQWQSCWTLFYWGWWIAWAPFVGIFIARISKGRTVKEFILGVLIAPTLLATFWITAFGNTAIFIELFGSGGVTEAINKDITTALFVTMELMDLGTVVVGIGAIICIVMLVTYFITSADSATLVICTLVSMGEQKPPPKLRMFWGLLIGAVAGVLLIAGGLKALQTASIVAALPYSIVLALTTWGLYKAFREEPNIDMPYSVTPGDTPLPPEYGQSYALKRSKQETAECLATNQNV
- the gcvA gene encoding transcriptional regulator GcvA → MKKRLPPLNWIRAFEASARHLSFTHAANELNLTQAAVSQQVKGLESQLGCLLFRRLPRGLELTDAGAAYLPAVHDSVERLTVATEEIFGHGRTSLLTIKVNMVFFIKWLAPRLKNFRRQYPGTNLRLTSNIWVNEVERENSLDSDLEIRYGKGHWQGMTSDRLTWDELFPVCSPDYLAKYPIDEDTFDLSEHMLLHVMGYEEGWGHWLSQANYKDMKTSQGFYMDTLVSALELAVLGEGIALGRTSLVKDLIDSGKLVTPFKTKIATDEAFYLVYPNSHVKHQDIEAFRTWLLSEVQPG